In Chionomys nivalis chromosome 21, mChiNiv1.1, whole genome shotgun sequence, the genomic window GACAAGCCAATTTGGGAGCAGATTGGATCCAGCTTTATTCAGCATTACTACCAATTATTTGATAACGACAGAACCCAACTAGGCGCAATTTACGTAAGTCTCCAACATGAGAGCCAGAATAGGACCCTAAGAAAGTAATTTTTGAATATCAGAGTGGGAATTGCCATTCCATGTAGTTGGCACCTCCTCAGGGCACATAGTCCTAGAGTACCTCTCTTCCAGAGGAAGTAGCAGCAGTCAGAGACTAGAACTCATTTTCCTCTGGAGGCAGCAGCCATGAGTATTTGCAATGCAAAGCTGGCTTCTGGAGGTCATTTGAGACCAGAACACCTGAGTGCTCATGGGGATCAAGTAGTTAACCCAAGGAATCTTCTAGGCAGGCAGATTACTTgatgggttttttgagacagtttctctgtgtagttctggctgtcctagaactagctctatagaccaggctggctttgaactcacagagatccgcctgcctctgcctcccaatgctgggattcaaggcgtgcaccatcaccactgcccagcacttgATATTTTAAGAATACTAATGCTGGGCAGTGCCTcctagcacctggaaggcagagacaggtgggtctctgtgaacttgagtagatcctggtctatagagtgagttccaggacagtctccaaagctacagagaaactgtctcagagagagagagagagaggagagaaggggaggggaggggaggggagagggaagaaaaaagaaaaagaatactcatTTACTCATATTCTTTCTAGACTCCTGATGTTCAGTCACATAAGGGCATTTCGTCAGGCCAGCTAATGTGTCTACTCAGGATAACAATGACAGGAAGAGCCTTAGAGCCTGATTGGACTGTCAGAGGTTATTAGTTTCTCTTCCACAATGTCAGATTTCATTCAGAaatttgagaaaaaagaaagacatcttAGCATTTGAGAGACCAAATTCATAACAGATGACATAATTGTCTTTATGAGTAGAGGGGTTGAGCCCAGGTGCCCGTGCATGGAAGGTGGGAGCTCTACCACTGTTCTCCCAGTTTCCCTCGTCCCCTCTTCCTTTGGACATAGGGATCTCACTGTtttgttcaggctggcctcagacctggattcctctgcttcagccttctgaaggGCTGTATTACAGGTCAttgtaaaataaagcaaatttgaAAATCACTCAAATGTTTCCTTCTGAAGAGTGAGGAAACTAAAACTCACAAAAGTAAGCAACTTTAAACTTGCCTGTCACAGTTGGAAGTAGCAGAATTTCCCACCTCTTCCTACTGTCAGCCATCCCCAGTGTGatagctcactatgtagctttggctagcCTCAAATACTCCGTCATCCTGCCACAACCTCTCATGTTTTTAAGACTAAAGTTATCTGTCACTGGCTGAGCATGGTAGCAtgtccctttaatcccagcacttgggagacagaaggatctagcctgccagggctacacagtgagactggtTTACAAAGTtggggagagtgtgtgtgttaataaggacattttttttttaatatttatttatttatttattatgtatacaatattctgtctgtgtgtatgcctgcaggccagaagagggcaccagacccctctacagatggttgtgagccaccatgtggttgctgggaattgaactcaggacctttggaagagcaggcaatgctcttaacctctgagccatcgctccagccccaatAAGGACATTTtgataatctttttgttttgattttttatagACAAGGTTTACCTGTGTAATTCTGACTGTCttaaaactctctctgtagaccaggctggcctagaactcagagatcctcttgcctctgcctcctaaatgctatgattaaaggtgtgcagcactacCACCTGGCTGATAATCTTTTAGAGTGAAACAATGGTATATAATCTAGAAAGTTTACTAGGCATTGTAGCATAAACCTCTAATCACAGcattggaaggctgaggcagatggatcttttgagtttgaggtcaaccagagctacaaagtgagactctgcctcaaaaaataatgaaataaaaaagaattaaagaatttctttttgttttttgagatggggtttctcggtagccctggctttcctggaactcgctctgtagaccaggctggccttgaagttagaggtctacctacctctgcctcgcaagtgctagGACCACCGCCCTGCAGAAATTAAGAACTTCTAATTTAGAAATTATTACTAGTATAAATTTGGGATTCACCcttaatttttctcttgtttccagACAAGTGAACAGGTATAGACTCATTTTCCCAAGCAAGACCCTTTtgagaacttttttctttttttttttttttgttttttggtttttttttttttgttttttggtttttcgagacagggtttctctgtggttttggagcctgtcctggaactagctctgtagaccaggctggtctcaaactcacagagatccgcctgcctctgcctcccgagtgctgggattaaaggcgtgcgccaccatcgcccggcgagaacttttttctttcttgtttcctttaaGGCCTTAGAGTGCTGAGGCCCTGACTTTCTATTTCCTATGTACTTTTCAGATTGATGCATCATGCCTTACGTGGGAAGGACAGCAGTTCCAGGGGAAAGCTGCCATTGTGGAGAAGTTGTCTGTAAGTAAAGCCCAGAACTGGGAAACAGGTAGTTTATCTCATGCCCTTCTGACCTCAGCCTGCCTCCTGTTCTTTGTCTTGCAGAGCCTTCCGTTCCAGAAAATCCAGCATAGTATCACGGCGCAGGACCATCAGCCTACACCAGATAGCTGTATCATCAGCATGGTTGTAGGCCAGCTCAAGGTAGTAGTGTCACTGTGTTTGAGGGTAGTCGTGGGTAGGCAAAGCAGGGCCCTGGGCTACTGCCTTCCCTGTGGATATCAGGATGTGGTGTGTTTATTAAGGGACATCCAGAGTGACTATCAAAAGCCAAAGTAACTGCCTAGGCGtgcctttttcttgtcttttttggctttttgagatagggttttgatgtgggattctgtatgctgtgaataccattgataaataaggaaattgccttggccttttgatagggcagaacttaggtaggcggggaaaactaaactgaatactgccagaaaggagacagagtcagagagatgcacaTAGCCTGCTGGAGACATACGCTAGGAgcttttcctggtaagccacagacacgtggcaatgcacagattactagaaataagttaaattaatatgtaagagttagccggtaagaagctagagctaatgggccaagcagtgacttaattaatacagtttctgtgtggttatttctgtcTGAGCAGTCAGGCCAATAAGCGGCCTCTAACAACAGGGTTTCtagtgagcctagcctttaatggcttagccatctctccagcccgagatagggtttctttgagTGGCTTGGCTGTCCTACaactaactcactctgtagaccagtctggcctcaaactcagagatcccaccAGCTCATAGTTCTGCTTTAGCCTCCCCAGAGCCAGCgctacaggtgtgagccaccacatgaaGAAGTCATCTTTTTCTTACTCCCacatcccacccctccccacctgaatgctttcccttattttttagtgaataaaaaacattttttttgagctgggcggtggtggtgcacgcctttaatcctagcactcgggaggcagaggcaggcggatcactgtgagttcgaggccagcctggtctacaagagctagttccaggacaggaaccaaaaactacggagaaaccctgtctcaaaaaatcaaaaaaaaactagcctggtctacaagagctagttccaggacaggctccaaaaccacagagaaaccctgtctcgaaaaaacaaaaacaaaaaaaaacaaaaaaaaaatcaaaaaaaaaaaattgtttttgagatagtctcatgtagcccaaggtgatctcattttctctgtgtagctaggATCATCTTGAactctaatcctcctgcctctattccTCAAGAGCTccaattacaggtgtgtgccaatccatatagctttatttatttatttattttgtttgtttgtttgttttttttgtttgtttgtttttcgagacagggtttctctgtggttttggagcctgtcctggaactaactcttgtagaccaggctggtcttgaactcacagagatccgcctgcctctgcctcccaagtgctgggattaaaggcgtgtgccaccaccgcccggcagctttatttattttgagtcagagtctcaccaTATTCCAGCCTTATCTTAACATTTTGATCCTAGAATGTTGGGATTACATGTATGAATCACCagatattttgggtttttttgtttggttttggaactagctcttgtagcccaggctgtcctcaaactcacagagatccgcctgcctctgcctccccagtgctgggattaaaggtgtgcgccaccaccacccatctgcTGCTCTGTTTAATGTAATAGTCATGAGCCATGTGCAGTTAACCTTTCttgctttctcccttcttttcttggtGCTGGGCATTGAGTACATGCTAAGCAGGTACTTTCTCAGGCTGAGTTACACTCTCAACCCCACAAGTGTTTCCTCAGGCTGAACTCCACTCTCGACCCTACCTACCTAcgtgtgtatatatttttgttttgtttgttttaagtccagatctcactatgtatgctggcctagaacttgtgatGTAGACTAGGCTAGTTCCACACAGTTTTAAATTGtgctaattaaattaaaataaacttccGTGGTTGTGGTAGTCATATTTAAGTGCTTGTAGTCAGTGGCTATGGTTACAGAAAGTAGTGAGGAAACCTGGTCTAGAGCCTTTATAGAAAAAGGACAAAATGAATAGGAGCAGGGTCAAGCCCTTGCATTGCCCATAAGAATTAGGTAGTCCTGTTAGTTG contains:
- the Nutf2 gene encoding nuclear transport factor 2; translation: MGDKPIWEQIGSSFIQHYYQLFDNDRTQLGAIYIDASCLTWEGQQFQGKAAIVEKLSSLPFQKIQHSITAQDHQPTPDSCIISMVVGQLKADEDPIMGFHQMFLLKNINDAWVCTNDMFRLALHNFG